DNA sequence from the Methanosarcinales archaeon genome:
CATCATATTTTTCACTCTTAACCAATGACATTTGATAAAATATCAGCTGCCTCTGCTCTCTTTCGATTTCATTCGTAGTTCTTTTGAATTGCATTTTCTGCATCTGGTTGCCTTAACAGAGTTTCGGGCATTGCATTTCATGCATATTTTCATATGAAGTATGTGTGCTTCAGCTTCCTGGAATCGTGCCATTAATAATTTCTCCTAATTAAATGAGTTTAAGAATATGCTTTAATTAATAAAATATGTTGTTAATCTAATTAGGCAAGTAAAAAGGTGATACTGGTTTTTAATGGTTTCGATGCGATACTTTCAAATAAGGAAAAAATAATGTAGATACTCTTCATGCGGGGATAGCCAAGCCAGGCCAAACCGGGAGACATGACTGTCTTCCAGGGCCAAAGGCGCAGGACTTAAGATCCTGTTACGAAGGTATTCGCGGGTTCGAATCCCGTTCCCCGCACTACTCCTACTCTGGTCATTATCGGGCCACACCAACTCTGGGCCAGCGGCAGGCTTTACACGTATGAAGCCCTATGGGCCCCATTTGTGGACTGGTTGTTATATGCTCTTTACTTTCACCAAGCTTTTGCTTTAAGTTTATGCATTTGTTCCTGTTTTTATTTTTCAGAGGTAGGGAGATGTCAAAGGAGTTGAGACATGACAGGCATTCAGTTTCGCGACTTACCGATCATATGGTGTTTAGCCCTAAATACAGGGGCAAAATATTGAAAGGCGAGGTGGCGCTGGTTGCAGAGGCTATTATTCGGAAAACATGCAGTAAGATGGATATTGAGATTATTGATATGGCAGTTAATCCTGACCATGTGCACATGTTTATTAAGTATCCTCCAAAACTTTCCGTAAGTTTTATTGCAAAGAATGTCAAAGGAAAAAGTAGTAGAGTGTTAAGAAAAGAATTCCCTCATTTAAAAGAATGGTGCAAAGATCATCTTTGGGCACCCAGTTGTTACCATGGTTCTGTGGGTAGTGGGTGGGATGTTGTTGAGAAATATATCTCAGCACATAATACCTATGAATATAAGAGGGAATAATCCAAAAAAACGCTATACAGGCCCGGGACAATTTGTCCGGGGTATACCGTGACTG
Encoded proteins:
- a CDS encoding 50S ribosomal protein L40e — encoded protein: MARFQEAEAHILHMKICMKCNARNSVKATRCRKCNSKELRMKSKESRGS
- the tnpA gene encoding IS200/IS605 family transposase, which produces MSKELRHDRHSVSRLTDHMVFSPKYRGKILKGEVALVAEAIIRKTCSKMDIEIIDMAVNPDHVHMFIKYPPKLSVSFIAKNVKGKSSRVLRKEFPHLKEWCKDHLWAPSCYHGSVGSGWDVVEKYISAHNTYEYKRE